A genomic window from Cytobacillus suaedae includes:
- a CDS encoding glutamine amidotransferase, with amino-acid sequence MQTKKAFLYVFNTMSDWEYGYLIAELNSGRYFKRDLAPLKVITVGANNEMITTMGGLSIKPDISLDECTLESKDLLILPGGTTWSEEIHQPILERIGQALKLGTVVAAICGATEALANMGYLDTRKHTSNNFEYTKMVCPNYKGEKFYEVGSAVSDANLVTASGIAPLEFAMEVLKKLDVFAPDTLHSWYNLNKTHKSEYFFQLMNSINS; translated from the coding sequence ATGCAAACAAAAAAAGCTTTTCTATATGTATTTAATACAATGTCGGACTGGGAATATGGATATTTGATTGCTGAACTAAACTCAGGAAGATATTTCAAAAGAGATTTAGCACCTTTAAAAGTAATTACAGTAGGAGCTAATAATGAAATGATTACTACTATGGGAGGACTGAGCATAAAACCAGATATTTCCCTTGATGAATGTACTCTTGAGAGTAAAGATCTTTTAATCTTACCAGGAGGGACTACTTGGAGTGAAGAAATTCATCAACCTATCTTGGAAAGAATAGGTCAAGCTTTAAAGCTTGGCACCGTAGTTGCTGCAATTTGTGGTGCAACTGAGGCCCTTGCGAATATGGGATACTTAGATACTAGAAAGCATACAAGTAATAACTTTGAATACACTAAAATGGTATGTCCTAACTATAAAGGAGAAAAGTTCTATGAGGTGGGATCTGCGGTATCTGATGCGAATTTAGTTACTGCATCAGGAATAGCTCCTCTGGAATTTGCGATGGAAGTACTGAAAAAATTAGATGTATTTGCACCAGATACATTACATTCCTGGTATAACCTAAATAAGACTCATAAATCTGAATACTTCTTCCAGTTAATGAATTCAATAAATAGCTGA
- a CDS encoding YafY family transcriptional regulator codes for MPKIDNMLAILWMLRSGEKITAKQISEKLEMNIRTVYRYIDTISTSGVPIISEPGHNGGYTLMNNFIEAPLFFDFEEQTSLFHAAVFAEEAGYYGGEALNRAISKLSKYSNQEQETKINQHLTSLEVISRLSSLSMEPFLKELEQAVANGYSVKILYHKSGEKQLNYRLVDPYRIIYWNNKWYVIGFCHLRNDIRSFRVDRIESLMVTENKFIRPENFSARDFFIKSLLPTMVDKEGIISLVINGDKSVLADICQHWFLGHYLQERTSNQAVFLLEKDMIHTYVPYLLLPYNKSIKVIEPISLKKRLIEVLSELIKFHQV; via the coding sequence ATGCCTAAGATTGACAATATGTTAGCAATTCTATGGATGCTTCGTTCAGGTGAAAAAATTACTGCAAAACAAATTTCAGAAAAGTTAGAGATGAATATAAGGACTGTGTATCGTTATATTGATACAATTTCAACAAGTGGCGTACCTATAATTTCAGAACCAGGGCATAACGGTGGATACACTTTAATGAACAATTTTATAGAGGCCCCTCTTTTTTTTGATTTTGAGGAGCAAACTTCACTATTTCACGCTGCTGTTTTTGCAGAAGAAGCCGGATATTATGGAGGTGAAGCACTAAATAGGGCCATTTCAAAACTAAGTAAATACTCAAATCAAGAGCAGGAAACAAAGATAAACCAACATTTAACTAGTCTTGAAGTAATAAGTCGATTAAGTTCACTCTCTATGGAACCTTTTTTGAAGGAGTTGGAGCAGGCCGTTGCTAACGGGTACTCAGTAAAAATTCTCTACCATAAAAGTGGCGAAAAGCAATTAAATTATAGATTGGTCGATCCGTACAGAATTATCTATTGGAATAATAAGTGGTATGTGATTGGATTTTGTCATCTTAGGAATGATATCCGTAGTTTTAGAGTAGATCGAATTGAAAGTCTAATGGTAACCGAAAATAAGTTTATCCGGCCAGAAAATTTTTCAGCACGTGACTTTTTTATAAAAAGTCTTCTTCCAACTATGGTAGATAAGGAAGGAATTATTTCTTTGGTTATTAATGGGGATAAAAGTGTATTGGCTGATATTTGCCAACATTGGTTTTTAGGACATTATTTACAAGAACGGACTTCAAATCAAGCAGTTTTTCTTCTTGAAAAAGATATGATACATACATATGTACCTTATTTACTTTTACCGTACAATAAATCTATTAAAGTTATTGAGCCAATAAGTCTTAAGAAAAGACTTATTGAAGTTCTGTCGGAATTAATAAAATTTCATCAAGTATAA
- a CDS encoding GNAT family N-acetyltransferase, translating into MIKLVELNEENLENTGCYCLRSKPKSKGYTNKNNWIKGRFNEGLKYIKVMDDNKPAGFIEYTPIEYSSRVVYGDNYLVIHCLWVNVTGKGYASKLIDYCIQDAKKQNKNGVIVITNPETSWTPSKDVFIKNNFIEIEQAPYGFELLVHKFGDLPDPYFTKDWDERLNRFNELTILRTQQCPFVDIATDNVIEGANKLDIKAEIIDLKDREELLKLSPTPYGIYGVIYKNELISFHRLNVHSAMKRLKELI; encoded by the coding sequence ATGATTAAATTGGTAGAGTTAAACGAAGAAAATCTAGAAAATACGGGGTGTTATTGTCTTCGCAGTAAGCCAAAATCAAAAGGTTATACAAATAAAAACAATTGGATTAAAGGAAGATTCAATGAAGGCTTAAAATATATAAAAGTAATGGATGATAACAAACCAGCAGGCTTTATAGAATATACTCCAATAGAGTATTCTTCAAGAGTTGTCTATGGTGATAATTATTTGGTTATTCATTGCTTATGGGTAAACGTTACAGGAAAAGGATATGCTTCAAAATTGATTGATTATTGTATTCAAGATGCAAAGAAACAAAACAAGAATGGAGTTATCGTCATTACAAACCCAGAAACTTCTTGGACACCAAGTAAAGATGTTTTTATAAAAAATAACTTTATTGAAATTGAACAAGCTCCATATGGTTTTGAATTACTTGTACATAAATTTGGGGATTTGCCAGACCCGTATTTTACAAAAGATTGGGATGAAAGGTTGAATAGATTTAACGAATTAACAATTTTACGAACGCAGCAGTGTCCATTTGTAGATATAGCAACTGATAATGTTATAGAGGGAGCAAACAAATTAGATATAAAGGCAGAAATTATTGATTTAAAGGACAGAGAAGAATTGTTGAAACTTTCACCTACACCTTATGGTATCTATGGAGTAATTTATAAAAATGAATTGATTTCATTCCATAGACTTAATGTACATTCTGCAATGAAGAGACTAAAAGAATTAATCTAA
- a CDS encoding DUF3231 family protein produces the protein MPNPFESFWNTLKLSIDNVNESKHPLHTGEVTICWTYYTALKEFIRYEEIGLNTTDDDEVKEMLKDAKKLCESQTKRLEEFMLMEGIPLPELPSKKPKSDLNEVPLGVKFTDDELTNGVSIKVATAIIECATGQAQAIRTDLGLMWVEFHTELLTFGTTLKSLMRKRGWIRVPPYYYPPGMPKK, from the coding sequence ATGCCTAATCCATTTGAATCGTTTTGGAATACATTAAAATTGTCAATTGATAATGTCAATGAATCAAAACATCCTTTACATACTGGTGAAGTCACTATTTGTTGGACTTACTATACTGCTTTAAAAGAATTCATTAGATATGAGGAAATAGGGCTAAATACCACTGATGATGATGAAGTAAAAGAAATGCTAAAGGACGCAAAAAAACTATGTGAATCTCAGACCAAAAGGCTTGAAGAGTTTATGCTTATGGAGGGAATACCCCTTCCAGAATTGCCTTCAAAAAAACCTAAGTCAGATTTAAATGAGGTTCCTCTAGGAGTAAAATTCACAGATGATGAATTAACCAATGGTGTATCAATTAAGGTTGCAACTGCCATTATTGAGTGTGCGACAGGACAAGCACAAGCAATTAGAACTGATTTGGGTCTTATGTGGGTGGAATTCCATACTGAGCTTCTTACATTTGGGACTACATTAAAATCACTTATGAGAAAAAGAGGATGGATAAGAGTACCACCATATTATTATCCACCTGGCATGCCAAAGAAATAG
- a CDS encoding amidohydrolase family protein yields MLLKNASYLDENFNIVEMDLLIRDRKVLINESWEGSTEEIIDCSNYIIIPGLFNSHYHGYSNVAKGLGKDMKIEDWCNESIQGEIQKKLFENIGNLSEMEYQIVCMKGYIDMVKNGVTFVSESSSGNNPRVVAEGLSKVGLRGIVDTYDQIEEYYLKQIGEVSFATHLLEEEDITDIAIQDCINKKDKYPSSFFLTHCMENDWRKDLIYSSYQKSSIKLYNEKKLLDDRTVLYHGVYLDEEDFDLLTNSGASIVHCPVSNFWTGAGIAPINNMLEKGINVCIGTDYGSVDIWESMKVAYLLLKNNVNINRFKAEDIFQMATLNGAKAYHQVSLGSIQHGFYADLVFIEKDEFIPSINTSHFSTILHNLLMDLKEERIHHVMINGEWIMRDRNLQMIDEAEINEKYKRIVDKLFII; encoded by the coding sequence ATGTTATTAAAGAATGCAAGTTATCTGGATGAGAATTTTAATATAGTCGAAATGGATTTATTAATTAGGGATAGAAAAGTTTTAATTAACGAATCCTGGGAGGGTAGTACAGAGGAAATCATAGATTGTAGTAACTACATAATTATACCAGGTTTATTCAATTCCCATTATCACGGATACTCTAATGTTGCAAAAGGGTTAGGAAAGGACATGAAAATAGAAGATTGGTGTAATGAAAGTATTCAAGGAGAAATTCAAAAGAAGTTGTTTGAGAATATTGGTAATTTATCTGAAATGGAATACCAAATTGTCTGTATGAAAGGTTATATAGATATGGTCAAAAATGGTGTTACTTTTGTCAGCGAGTCATCATCTGGCAATAACCCAAGAGTTGTAGCTGAAGGATTGAGTAAGGTTGGGTTACGAGGCATAGTTGATACTTATGATCAAATTGAAGAATATTATTTAAAACAAATTGGAGAAGTTTCATTTGCTACCCATTTATTAGAAGAGGAAGATATTACAGATATAGCAATTCAGGATTGTATCAATAAAAAAGACAAATATCCTTCGTCTTTCTTTTTAACCCATTGTATGGAAAATGACTGGAGAAAAGATTTAATATACTCAAGTTATCAAAAATCTTCTATTAAATTATATAATGAGAAAAAATTACTTGATGATAGAACAGTACTGTATCATGGTGTTTATTTAGATGAAGAAGATTTTGATTTATTAACAAATTCTGGTGCATCTATTGTCCACTGTCCTGTTTCGAATTTTTGGACAGGTGCTGGTATTGCACCAATTAATAACATGTTAGAAAAAGGAATTAATGTTTGTATTGGAACTGACTATGGAAGTGTAGATATTTGGGAATCAATGAAAGTTGCCTATTTACTTCTAAAAAACAATGTCAATATTAACCGTTTTAAGGCGGAGGATATTTTTCAAATGGCAACTCTAAATGGAGCAAAGGCTTACCATCAAGTATCTCTTGGTTCTATTCAACATGGTTTTTATGCAGATCTTGTATTTATAGAGAAGGATGAATTCATACCTTCTATAAACACTTCTCACTTCTCAACTATTCTCCACAATTTACTAATGGACCTAAAAGAAGAAAGGATCCATCATGTTATGATAAATGGAGAATGGATAATGCGTGATAGAAACCTACAAATGATTGATGAAGCTGAAATTAATGAAAAATATAAACGAATAGTAGATAAGTTATTTATAATTTAG
- a CDS encoding LysE family transporter yields the protein MLELCLKYLFLGVTLAITLGPVNFELIKQGVTKGFFSSWLVGLGAASADIMIVFIICFGLGHLFLSETVQPLLGILGAIMLVFMGYQNIKSRKKHVSETSDEKGVSDTKRKNTYFTGYLLAIANPLNIVFWTGIYGTLTLETTSVGSTFVLFLFIFLGIIISNIIMSFMSSLGKSFFKPKYLQGISVFSGIVLIFYGVWIAYTSSISVV from the coding sequence ATGCTAGAACTATGTTTAAAGTATTTATTTTTGGGAGTTACTTTAGCCATTACCCTTGGTCCTGTTAACTTTGAACTTATAAAGCAAGGTGTTACAAAGGGTTTCTTTTCCTCATGGCTTGTTGGCTTAGGAGCAGCTAGTGCTGATATAATGATAGTCTTCATTATTTGTTTTGGGTTAGGTCACCTATTTTTAAGTGAAACTGTTCAACCTCTATTAGGAATCTTAGGTGCAATTATGTTAGTGTTTATGGGGTATCAGAATATCAAGAGTAGAAAAAAACATGTATCGGAAACTTCTGATGAGAAAGGGGTAAGTGATACTAAGAGAAAGAATACATACTTTACAGGGTATCTCCTAGCGATTGCTAACCCCTTAAACATCGTATTTTGGACAGGTATTTACGGTACTTTAACCCTTGAGACTACTTCTGTTGGCAGTACGTTTGTATTATTCTTGTTCATTTTTTTAGGAATAATAATTTCAAATATAATTATGTCATTTATGTCATCTTTGGGAAAATCCTTTTTTAAGCCAAAATATCTCCAAGGAATTTCTGTTTTTTCAGGGATTGTTTTAATTTTTTATGGTGTATGGATAGCTTATACATCATCGATATCTGTTGTTTAA
- a CDS encoding cysteine hydrolase, with protein sequence MNISKNACLLLIDVQNFFNNPDLGKRNNHEAEENMAELLKVWRETNRPIVHIKHISNPSLPHNPGRDIKEIVAPLPEEPVFIKQVNSAFIGTNLEDHLRNKRIETLVIVGLTTDHCVSTTTRMGKNLGFNPYIVSDATATFERVSFDGKLYSAEEIHNLALVSLNDEFATVVDTKKIIGLLE encoded by the coding sequence ATGAATATTTCAAAGAATGCATGTTTATTGTTGATTGATGTACAAAATTTTTTTAACAATCCCGACCTTGGCAAAAGAAATAACCATGAAGCAGAAGAAAATATGGCTGAACTTCTAAAGGTGTGGAGAGAAACAAATCGTCCTATTGTACACATTAAACATATTAGCAATCCATCGCTTCCACATAACCCAGGTCGTGATATTAAAGAAATTGTTGCTCCATTACCTGAAGAACCTGTATTCATTAAACAAGTCAACAGTGCATTTATTGGTACGAACTTGGAAGATCATCTCAGAAATAAAAGGATTGAAACTTTAGTTATTGTTGGACTAACGACTGATCATTGTGTATCTACAACAACGAGGATGGGAAAGAATCTCGGATTCAACCCTTACATAGTATCAGATGCAACCGCTACCTTTGAAAGAGTTAGCTTTGATGGTAAGTTATATAGCGCAGAAGAGATACATAACTTGGCGCTAGTTAGTTTAAATGATGAGTTCGCGACTGTTGTAGATACCAAAAAGATCATTGGGTTATTAGAGTAA
- a CDS encoding LysR family transcriptional regulator, with the protein MEIRQLQTFRTVAELNSFTKAAQKLQYSQASVTAHIKQLEDALGYSLFDRLGKQIQLTAMGKELFPFAVELLSIYSKIQDLAFGEHGIKGEVRIGASETITVYKLSAIIPEFKALYPDVTFSLINDHCSRLKEKLHTGELDIAITLEPEKVNDPLLTCHLWAEEPLVYVGGLHESIHTIEEAEGKCIIFSDKDCALRKFFEGKLVEKEINTYSHLEFTSMEAMKQCVVSGLGISLMPYISVSHLLKDKKMKILNSKDQPKLFAQVVYHKNKWLSSASKALIDILLTSKMTK; encoded by the coding sequence ATGGAAATTCGCCAGTTACAAACCTTTCGGACAGTAGCCGAGTTGAATAGTTTCACAAAAGCTGCACAGAAATTGCAATATTCTCAGGCATCTGTTACCGCACATATTAAACAGCTTGAGGATGCATTAGGATACTCTTTATTTGACCGATTGGGAAAGCAAATTCAATTAACCGCGATGGGAAAAGAGCTTTTTCCATTTGCAGTCGAATTGCTTTCCATATATTCAAAAATTCAAGATCTTGCGTTTGGGGAACATGGAATTAAAGGAGAAGTTCGTATAGGGGCATCTGAGACTATTACCGTTTACAAGCTTTCAGCAATCATCCCTGAATTTAAAGCTTTGTACCCGGATGTTACATTTTCACTCATTAATGACCATTGCAGCCGTCTAAAAGAAAAGTTACACACAGGTGAATTAGATATTGCCATTACTCTAGAACCAGAAAAGGTAAATGATCCGCTATTAACATGTCATCTTTGGGCGGAAGAGCCCTTAGTATACGTTGGAGGACTTCACGAATCCATACATACCATAGAAGAAGCCGAGGGGAAATGTATTATTTTTAGTGATAAGGATTGTGCCTTGAGAAAATTCTTTGAAGGAAAATTAGTTGAGAAAGAAATTAATACTTATAGTCATTTGGAGTTTACAAGTATGGAAGCAATGAAACAGTGTGTGGTTAGTGGACTTGGAATTAGTTTAATGCCTTATATAAGTGTGAGCCACTTGTTGAAGGATAAAAAAATGAAAATTTTAAATTCAAAAGACCAGCCTAAGCTTTTTGCTCAAGTGGTCTATCATAAGAATAAATGGTTATCATCTGCGTCTAAAGCACTTATTGACATATTACTAACAAGCAAAATGACGAAATAA
- a CDS encoding helix-turn-helix transcriptional regulator, which translates to MNFDPIVSEVASIIHEESRSIMLLTLLDGRKYTVSELAMVSKITPQTASFHISKMIEKGVVKFEKIGRHKYLSITNSEVARVLESLLCLSPQRKPKSLREVSKSKEILFARTCYDHLAGALGVELTKSLLNNNLILESENSFDLTEHGEKFLTDLGINLIAVRKKRRAFSCKCLDWSERKFHLAGSLGNSILIYALENLWIERMPLTRALKLTGKGRLVFKEVFGIEIKK; encoded by the coding sequence ATGAATTTTGATCCTATAGTTTCTGAAGTGGCTTCTATTATTCATGAAGAATCTCGGTCCATCATGTTATTAACCTTGTTGGATGGCAGAAAGTATACCGTTTCTGAGTTAGCAATGGTTTCAAAGATTACTCCCCAGACGGCTAGTTTTCATATATCAAAAATGATAGAAAAGGGTGTAGTTAAGTTTGAGAAAATAGGAAGACATAAATATCTTTCTATAACTAATAGTGAAGTAGCTAGGGTACTGGAGTCGCTATTATGTTTGTCACCTCAAAGGAAACCAAAATCACTAAGAGAAGTATCCAAATCCAAAGAAATACTATTTGCTAGAACATGCTATGACCACTTAGCAGGTGCTCTTGGAGTTGAATTAACTAAGTCCTTATTAAATAACAACTTAATCCTCGAAAGCGAAAACTCATTTGATTTAACTGAACATGGAGAAAAATTTTTAACAGATTTAGGAATAAATCTAATAGCCGTAAGAAAAAAACGACGTGCTTTTTCATGTAAGTGCTTAGATTGGAGCGAAAGGAAATTTCATTTAGCAGGTTCACTTGGAAATTCAATACTCATATATGCACTTGAAAATCTATGGATTGAACGAATGCCGCTGACTCGGGCTTTGAAATTGACAGGTAAAGGAAGACTAGTTTTCAAAGAGGTTTTTGGAATAGAAATTAAAAAATAA
- a CDS encoding DinB family protein has protein sequence MNAIDLFLVDFKECRRRFIMTAAFFPSDLLIWKPDKDALSVGETIRHVLLHDLSWLKIFEENRLPTSEEIDYLWAEPFTNLQDEIDRSKIYHVRFIQYVTSLHPKDLELRYIDWPHKPIRRTLGDALERKSYHDSVHTGQLLQYLRMLHIERPMIWD, from the coding sequence ATGAATGCCATTGACTTATTCCTAGTAGACTTTAAGGAATGTAGGAGACGTTTTATCATGACCGCAGCCTTCTTTCCTAGTGACTTACTAATATGGAAACCTGATAAGGACGCATTGTCTGTTGGTGAAACCATCCGTCATGTGTTACTGCACGATTTATCTTGGTTAAAAATCTTTGAAGAAAATCGATTACCAACATCAGAAGAAATAGATTATTTATGGGCTGAACCTTTTACTAATCTCCAAGATGAAATTGATCGCTCAAAAATATATCATGTCCGATTTATTCAATATGTAACTTCACTTCATCCTAAAGATCTTGAATTAAGATATATTGATTGGCCACATAAACCAATTAGAAGAACATTAGGTGACGCATTAGAACGAAAGTCATATCATGATTCCGTTCATACTGGTCAATTGCTGCAATATTTGCGAATGTTACATATTGAACGCCCAATGATTTGGGATTAA
- a CDS encoding DUF3231 family protein, whose translation METTHENKHSIRLTSAEISNLWITYMNNSLSKCVLSYFLNTVEDSEIRTVIDYALNVSLTLIDGVENIFKGENYPIPFGFTDDDVNLSAPRLYSDELFLNYIDQMAKAGFSAYGMSTAMSSRLDVQAFFNEAVALNIEINKRTKAALLSKGLHLRPPFISPPEKVDFVKHQSFLTGWFGSRKPLLSVEITNLFHNLQTNAIGKAIITGFAQTAMTKDARDYFKRGKEISNKHIKVFTSILTEEDIPVPRSWDDEVLASSEAPFSDKLMMFHVSLLSAIGLGNYGVAMSASTRRDLAAHFARLSMEIGQYAEDGANLSIKHGWLEQPPQSVDKNDIIYNKK comes from the coding sequence TTGGAGACTACACACGAAAACAAACATAGCATTCGATTAACTTCAGCCGAAATATCCAATCTGTGGATTACCTATATGAATAATTCGTTGTCTAAATGTGTTCTAAGTTATTTTTTGAACACCGTAGAAGATTCTGAAATTCGAACAGTAATTGATTATGCCTTAAATGTATCCCTTACGCTAATTGATGGAGTTGAAAATATATTTAAAGGGGAGAATTATCCCATTCCATTTGGATTTACGGATGACGATGTTAATCTTTCAGCACCTCGTTTATACTCAGATGAACTCTTTTTAAATTATATTGACCAGATGGCAAAAGCAGGGTTTTCTGCATATGGGATGTCTACTGCTATGTCGTCAAGATTAGATGTTCAAGCCTTTTTTAATGAAGCTGTAGCCCTTAATATTGAAATCAATAAAAGAACGAAAGCCGCCTTATTATCGAAAGGGTTACATTTAAGACCTCCATTCATTTCTCCACCCGAAAAGGTTGATTTTGTGAAACATCAAAGTTTCTTAACTGGTTGGTTTGGTTCAAGAAAGCCATTATTATCGGTAGAAATTACAAACTTATTTCATAACCTACAAACGAACGCAATAGGAAAAGCTATTATTACTGGGTTTGCCCAAACGGCAATGACAAAAGATGCAAGAGATTACTTCAAACGCGGAAAAGAAATATCTAATAAACATATTAAAGTTTTCACTTCAATTTTAACGGAGGAAGACATTCCTGTACCAAGGAGTTGGGATGATGAAGTATTGGCATCCTCCGAAGCGCCTTTTTCCGATAAATTGATGATGTTTCACGTTTCTTTGTTAAGTGCAATAGGATTAGGAAACTATGGAGTAGCAATGTCGGCGAGTACTAGACGTGATTTAGCTGCCCATTTTGCTCGTCTTTCGATGGAGATCGGACAATACGCTGAAGACGGTGCTAATTTATCGATTAAACACGGATGGTTGGAACAGCCTCCACAATCGGTGGACAAAAATGACATAATCTACAACAAGAAGTAA
- a CDS encoding aspartyl-phosphate phosphatase Spo0E family protein: MEEYLSDEQVFLLINQLRSNMIEIGLSKGLNHPETIACSQKLDELINQYQNNSSSKSLCIQK; encoded by the coding sequence ATGGAAGAGTACCTAAGTGATGAACAAGTATTTTTACTTATAAATCAACTAAGATCCAACATGATAGAAATAGGATTATCCAAAGGCTTAAACCATCCTGAAACTATTGCATGTAGTCAAAAGTTAGATGAATTAATAAATCAATATCAAAATAATTCATCTTCAAAATCTCTTTGTATCCAAAAATAA
- a CDS encoding YjcZ family sporulation protein produces the protein MSEYYKKDNNFVLIVVLFILLIIIGVSFVSY, from the coding sequence ATGTCTGAATACTACAAAAAAGATAATAACTTTGTGCTAATAGTTGTATTATTTATTCTATTAATCATAATTGGTGTTTCTTTTGTTAGTTACTAA
- a CDS encoding manganese efflux pump, giving the protein MPDARHLIAFILLGIIGAKMIFDSIISDANDTRVNPLNNKVLIYLSLDTSIDALEVGVSFAFLNVSILFSIICIAITTLVLSVIGIYIGKLSGERLKKQAGLFGGFVLMFIGTKILLEHLGFFFKE; this is encoded by the coding sequence ATGCCTGATGCCAGGCACCTGATAGCATTCATTCTGTTAGGAATAATCGGAGCTAAAATGATTTTTGATTCCATTATAAGTGATGCAAATGATACTAGGGTTAATCCATTAAACAATAAAGTTTTAATTTACCTTTCCTTAGATACAAGTATTGATGCCTTAGAAGTAGGTGTTAGTTTTGCATTTTTGAATGTGTCTATCTTGTTTTCAATAATTTGTATAGCTATTACTACGCTTGTATTGTCGGTAATAGGCATTTATATTGGTAAGTTAAGTGGAGAAAGATTAAAAAAGCAAGCAGGTCTATTTGGTGGCTTTGTTCTTATGTTTATTGGGACAAAAATACTCTTGGAACACTTGGGGTTCTTTTTTAAAGAATAA
- a CDS encoding DinB family protein, giving the protein MDKVFEQLQIFRGFTLSNLQKLKNEDADIQPAGFSNTLRWNYAHILVAYDELVYQLSGKGIQLNPKYRELFSQGTRPSE; this is encoded by the coding sequence ATGGATAAGGTGTTTGAACAACTCCAAATCTTTCGAGGATTCACGCTAAGCAACCTACAAAAATTAAAAAATGAAGACGCTGACATTCAACCAGCTGGTTTTAGCAACACACTTCGCTGGAACTATGCTCATATTTTAGTTGCCTATGATGAATTAGTGTATCAACTATCTGGAAAAGGAATTCAACTGAACCCTAAATACAGGGAATTATTTAGTCAAGGTACTAGACCAAGTGAGTAG
- a CDS encoding DUF2935 domain-containing protein — translation MANPIVERSLDEIQFWSRIMKEHALFLSLGFTYEQTQLIDEAQQFISLFERIEERLARFNVNSDLRQVQAFNSEVYQAAAAIWGYKRKVLGLTLNCQIRHNNFPLLVDHISREAAYFANRLKELNEGKLAPEPDTVIQENVFFLKIMADHAKFIGHLLDPSERKLVEQAREFSHDFDQLVFQAVDLDSMRPQSETKPILNQFLNQNKVSVASLRDFKKTARELIEACRIKSNIHPLLADHTFREAERFLEIIDLFEANLKRN, via the coding sequence ATGGCAAATCCGATAGTTGAAAGGTCATTAGACGAAATCCAATTTTGGTCTAGAATTATGAAAGAACATGCCTTATTTTTAAGCTTAGGTTTTACTTATGAACAGACACAACTTATCGATGAAGCTCAGCAGTTTATTTCATTGTTCGAAAGGATTGAAGAAAGGTTAGCTAGATTTAACGTAAATTCAGATTTACGTCAGGTTCAAGCCTTTAATAGTGAGGTTTACCAAGCTGCAGCAGCAATATGGGGCTATAAACGAAAAGTTTTAGGCTTAACTTTAAATTGCCAAATCCGTCATAATAATTTTCCTTTGTTAGTAGACCATATTAGTAGAGAAGCAGCATATTTTGCTAATCGTTTAAAAGAACTGAATGAAGGGAAGCTAGCCCCAGAACCAGATACTGTGATACAAGAAAATGTATTTTTCTTAAAAATTATGGCAGACCATGCAAAGTTTATTGGACATCTGTTAGATCCTTCTGAAAGAAAATTGGTTGAACAAGCAAGAGAGTTTAGCCATGATTTCGACCAATTGGTGTTTCAAGCGGTTGATTTAGACTCCATGCGTCCACAATCAGAAACTAAACCTATTTTAAATCAATTTTTAAATCAAAATAAAGTATCGGTTGCTTCCTTAAGGGATTTCAAGAAAACAGCAAGGGAATTAATTGAAGCATGCCGTATAAAAAGTAATATTCATCCCCTTCTAGCTGACCATACATTTAGAGAGGCTGAAAGGTTTTTGGAAATTATCGATTTATTTGAGGCTAATCTGAAAAGAAATTAA
- a CDS encoding YjcZ family sporulation protein — MSDGYGAGAGTGTGTGTGFALIVVLFILLIIVGTSFVGGVY; from the coding sequence ATGTCTGATGGATACGGAGCAGGAGCCGGAACAGGAACAGGAACAGGAACAGGTTTTGCGCTTATCGTTGTATTGTTCATCCTGCTAATCATTGTAGGGACTTCTTTTGTTGGTGGAGTATATTAA